In Deltaproteobacteria bacterium, the genomic window CTCGGCCTGTACGGCGCCCAGCTCGAGGCGAGCGAGCGCGGCGAGGTCGAGACCGCCCTGGCCCGCGCGCGAAAGGCGCTCTCGGCCAGCGATTCCGAGGAGCTGCGCACGGCCGTCGAGGACCTGCAGCAGCTCGCCTACAAGATGACCGAGGCGATGTACGAGCGGATCGACGGCGGCACCGCGGTCGCCAATCCCGCCACGAGCCCCGCCTCGGGCTCCTCCGACGACGAGCTGATCGAGGATTGAGCCGCGCAGACGGGCTTGCGCGGGGCGACCGAGGCCATAGCCTAGGCGCGCCCCGATGAAGCGCGATTACTACGAGACCCTGGGTGTGGCGCGGGACGTCAGCGCGGAGGACCTGAAGAAGGCCTACCGCAAGCTCGCCCACCAGTTCCACCCGGACAAGAACCCCGGAAATCCCGAAGCCGAGGCCAAGTTCAAGGAAGCGAGCGAGGCGTACGCGGTGCTCTCGGACACCGAGAAGCGCGCGCAGTACGACCGATTCGGTCACCAGGCCTTCGGCGGCGGCCAGGGCGCAGGCGACCCGTTCGCGGGCTTCGACCCGTTCTCGAGCTTCGGGGATCTGTTCTCGGAGTTCTTCGGCGGCGACATCTTCGGCCGCAACGGGCGCGGCGGGCGCGGTCGGCGCGGCGCGGACCTGCGCTACGACCTCGAGGTCGACTTCGGCGTTGCGGCGCTCGGCGGCGAGCAGACGCTGAAGATCCCGAAGCACAAGGCCTGCGCGGCCTGCGCGGGCGCGGGCGGCGAGCGCGAGACCTGCGCGCGCTGCGGCGGGCGCGGCCAGATCGCGCTGCAGCAGGGCTTCTTCCGCATGGCGCGGACCTGTGACCGCTGCGGCGGGCTGGGCCAGAGCCTGAAGCGCGCCTGCGCCGAGTGCCGCGGCAAGGGGCGGCTCGAGACGCTGCAGTCGCTGTCGGTTCGGATCCCCGCCGGGGTCGACACGGGCGTCCGCTTGCGGCTGCAGGGCGAGGGCGAGGCCGGCTACGACGGCGGCCCGCCCGGCGACCTCTTCGTGGTGATCCACGTCCGGGACCATCCGCTCTTCGAGCGCGACGGAACCGATCTGCACTGCGAGGTTCCGATCTCGATCGCGCAGGCGGCGCTCGGCTGCGAGGTCGAGGTGCCCAATCTCGAGGGCAAGGAGAGCGTCGAGCTTTCGCCGGGCACGCAGTCCGGCGAGCAGGTGCGGCTGCGCGGCCGCGGGCTCCCGCGCCTGGGCGGCGGGCCGCGCGGCGACATCGTCGCGCGGATCTTCGTCGAAGTGCCCACGAAGCTCGACGCGCGGCAGCGCGAGCTGCTCGAGGAGTTCGCGCGCGTCACCGGCGACGAGGTCTCGCCGCGCCGGCGCGGATTCCTCGACAAGCTCCGGGATCTGTTCGAGTGAGCGCGCGGCCGTTCGCCTGCGCGGCGCTCCTGGCTGCGCTGGCGCTCTCGTGCGCGCAGCCGTCGGTCGTGCGCGAGGGCCGAAACGTCGGCTACGAGAGCGCCGCGAGGTCCGATCTGGACGCGGCGCGCGCGCTCCTGGCCAAGGGCGATCCGGCGCGCGCCGAGCAGGTGCTGGTCCGGTTCCAGAGCGAGCTCGCGCGGAGCAAGCAGGCGGACGAGGCGCTCTACCTGATGGGCGAGGCGCAGCTGGCGAAGAAGCAGCCAGAGCGAGCCGCGTCGACCTGGCAGAGGCTGGTCGAGAGCTACCCGAAGAGCCGCTGGAACGTCGATGCCGCGCTGCGCGCCGCCACCCTCTACGGAGAGCTCGACCGCCCCGACGACGGCCGGCGGCTGCTCGAGCGCTCGAGTCACTCGAGCGCATCTGCGCCGCAGCGCGCGCGTCTGTTCCGCATGCAGGCGGACCTGGCGCGCGCTTCCGGTGACTGGCCGGCCGCGCTGTACGCGCTCTCCCTCACGCGCCGCGACACGAGCGACGCGACGCAGCTCGCCGAGCTCGACGCGGAGATCGGCGAGCTCGTGGACGGCCGCCTGCGCGAGCCCGATCTCGAAGCGCTCGCGCGCAAGCTGCCGCGCGGGCCGGTGAGCGATCGGGTGAACCTGGAGCTCGCGACGCGAGCGCTCGCGCGCGGCGACGCCGCGAAGGCGCGCGCGGCACTCGATCGACTGCCGAGCCAGCTCTCCGCGGCCGACGCGGACACACGCGATCGGCTGCTCGCGCGCGCCTCCGATCGCGCGAGCGGCGGCGAAGCGACGCTCGGGGTCGTGCTGCCGCTCAGTGGCCCGTACGCGAAGATCGGCGAGTCGATCCTGCGCGGAATCGCGCTCGGCTCCGGCATCTACGCCGACTCGCCCTCGCGTCTGCGGCTG contains:
- the dnaJ gene encoding molecular chaperone DnaJ, which produces MKRDYYETLGVARDVSAEDLKKAYRKLAHQFHPDKNPGNPEAEAKFKEASEAYAVLSDTEKRAQYDRFGHQAFGGGQGAGDPFAGFDPFSSFGDLFSEFFGGDIFGRNGRGGRGRRGADLRYDLEVDFGVAALGGEQTLKIPKHKACAACAGAGGERETCARCGGRGQIALQQGFFRMARTCDRCGGLGQSLKRACAECRGKGRLETLQSLSVRIPAGVDTGVRLRLQGEGEAGYDGGPPGDLFVVIHVRDHPLFERDGTDLHCEVPISIAQAALGCEVEVPNLEGKESVELSPGTQSGEQVRLRGRGLPRLGGGPRGDIVARIFVEVPTKLDARQRELLEEFARVTGDEVSPRRRGFLDKLRDLFE